The following is a genomic window from Fusarium oxysporum Fo47 chromosome IV, complete sequence.
ACGAATTCAAGCTTTACCGAACTGGAGATATGAAGGCGCCATTGGAATACCTCGCCATGGCCTCGTGGAAGGAGGCAGCATGGAAGACATGCAAGATTGAGTTCTCTGATAAAACAATGCAGCAGAACTTTGGAGATCGGTGGTCTCTAATGGTGGTGATGTCTGCCTTGAGAATGTGGCAGCTCGGTCGAACAGGACAAGCATCTTTGGAGTATGTATCGAACTGATACTGCTCATTTTACTTTGTATCTTAGCGTTATTGTATTTACCAAAAGTAGAACCGCACATAAGTGTGTAATAGAGATTATAGATTTAATGATGACCACATGCAGTGTAAGGCTGTGAACATAGCGATACGATTGTCTTGCACTTACGCTTTGTTACATGCATCCTTGCTTCGAGAACATTGCTCCTTATGGCAAGATTGAACAAGGGGAGACAAACTCACCTTGTCGATCTTGCCATGGCGAATTCTATATTCATGCAACAGAAAAGGGACTTTACCTCATTTCTCAGGTCCATATCCAAGGTATGATCCATAGCAGAGAATCAGCTGTATATCCCTCGGTAATGCAGTTTACCCAATAGTATCAACACAATTTTCCATATTCAAGTCGGCATACGGGTCCATTAACCTTCATGTAGCGATGCTGAAGTCTCAACAGATCCAGTTGGTTGGTATCGATCGATGAGGCACAGGTTGAAATGCGACGCACTAACATGACAGACAATAGGGCGCTGAATTAACAACGCAATCCTCTTTGCTGAGAGAATCAGTTCAACCTGATATAAGCCCCCCAGGTTGGTATTCCAGGAATATCCGAGTTCTGTGTGTCAGGTGGAGATGAAAGTGAAAGGTAAggtcaagttcttcaagtAACGGAACTGCACTGGCTGCGAATTATCGTGGGTAACATGGCAGTTAGCATTGCCTCACATCATGGCCATTACGCAGCTCCAGGAAACCTCGGTTCATAGAGATGTGAAGGAAATATTCTGAGCCAGTGTTCGGTATCGGGATCATCCAGCTCCGCATAAATTACAGTCGGACTCGATATGCGTATCACCGAGTGCATCACAAGGGGGAATAGTACTTCGTTATGCCACAATTGGCGAAATCGGCTTTTGTTGGTATCTGAATTCGGCTGTCCGGCTCGATGGACAGCTCATGTCTGCATGACTTATAAACATACACCGTACCCAAACAACCATAAAACCATCGTCTTCGATTCAACCGTCTAGTTCTTCTTGTCCTGCTGATCAAGGAAGTTCCTGGTATCGGGTTAGTCCATGAAGGCTCAGCATCGTCGGGTGAATTCGCGCACTTGATGAAGTCGGCCTCGTCGGAGCTGGAGGCGTTGATGGGAGGAGTAGCGGTAGCGGTGGGCTTAGAGGAGCCGCCAGACAGGGCAAGCTTGGTACCGACGACGAGAGTTCCCAACCAGGCCATGGCGAGCTGTCATTCATGTTAGTTTTAGAAGTCTCTAGTCTGCGGCGAACGCAATTGAGGTTGAACGAACGTAGTGACCGGCGACCTGCTTGCCAGCAATGGTGTAATAAGCG
Proteins encoded in this region:
- a CDS encoding uncharacterized protein (of unknown function-domain containing protein), with the protein product MAGIAYYTIAGKQVAGHYLAMAWLGTLVVGTKLALSGGSSKPTATATPPINASSSDEADFIKNFLDQQDKKN